The following are encoded together in the Penicillium digitatum chromosome 3, complete sequence genome:
- a CDS encoding U1 small nuclear ribonucleoprotein, putative produces the protein MAAVSAAGIPPNATVYVKNLDERIKIDQLKHALEEIFSEYGTILEVVAKTNLKAKGQAFIVFDNVDSATRAIEDINGFDLFEKPMVLDYAKTPSDATVQREGGSDELEAHKRRRLAEKERKQAHEALEAQKKLKRPAAAAEPSRPAKTTKGAGLKPTTAATTAVVPDEYLPPNKILFLRELPDDATQEGLSAIFGRFEGFQEVRLVPGRKGIAFVEYEAEAGAISAKEATSGMPMGDQGKAIRVTYQRQ, from the exons ATGGCAGCCGTCTCCGCAGCTGGCATTCCTCCAAATGCGAC AGTATAT GTCAAGAATCTAGACGAACGGATTAAGATTGACCAGTTGAAGCATGCCTTGGAGGAGATCTTCTCCGAATATGGCACCATTCTAGAAGTCGTCGCAAAGACCAACCTCAAAGCCAAGGGCCAGGCCTTCATCGTCTTTGACAATGTAGACTCCGCTACCCGCGCTATTGAGGATATCAATGGCTTCGATCTCTTTGAGAAGCCTATGGTGCTAGATTACGCGAAGACACCCAGTGATGCGACAGTCCAGCGGGAAGGTGGCAGCGACGAGCTGGAGGCTCACAAGCGGAGACGCTTAGCTGAGAAAG AGCGCAAACAAGCCCACGAGGCCCTCGAAGCACAGAAGAAACTCAAGCGTCCTGCTGCCGCTGCCGAACCCTCACGCCCTGCCAAGACCACCAAAGGTGCCGGTCTCAAGCCCACCACTGCTGCCACAACCGCTGTCGTTCCCGACGAGTACCTCCCCCCCAACAAGATTCTGTTCTTGCGGGAACTGCCGGACGACGCAACCCAAGAAGGTCTGTCTGCTATCTTCGGGCGGTTCGAGGGATTCCAGGAAGTCAGATTGGTGCCCGGTCGCAAGGGAATTGCATTCGTCGAGTacgaggccgaggctggAGCAATCAGCGCGAAGGAGGCTACATCGGGCATGCCAATGGGCGACCAGGGCAAGGCGATTCGCGTTACCTACCAGCGACAGTAG
- a CDS encoding V-type ATPase subunit D — protein MSGAVGREAVFPTRQSLGLMKNKLKGAEIGHSLLKRKSEALTKRFRDITRRIDEAKQKMGRVMQIAAFSLAEVSYAVGGDIGYQIQESAKQARFRVRAKQENVSGVLLPAFESYTQDGVNDFGLTGLGKGGQQIQRCRETYARAVETLVELASLQTAFLILDEVIKVVNRRVNAIEHVIIPRTENTINYINSELDELDREEFYRLKKVSGKKQRDVAAADAEILAARQKAAEEQAVDPKVPVATAVFVKEEETADVLGEQEDNDVIF, from the exons ATGTCCGGCGCTGTG GGCCGAGAGGCAGTATTCCCAACTCGCCAATCATTGGGGTTAATGAAGAACAAGCTGAAGGGGGCGGAGATTGGCCACAGTCTACTAAAGAGAAAGAGTGAAGCTCTAACAAA ACGTTTCCGAG ACATCACACGCCGCATCGATGAAGCCAAACAAAAGATGGGTCGGGTCATGCAGATTGCTGCCTTCTCGTTGGCCGAAGTGAGCTATGCAGTAGGCGGAGATATTGGCTACCAGATCCAGGAATCCGCCAAGCAGGCTCGTTTCCGTGTGCGAGCCAAGCAAGAGAACGTCTCCGGTGTCCTTCTGCCTGCATTTGAAAGCTACACGCAAGATGGCGTCAATGACTTTGGTTTGACAGGTCTAGGAAAGGGAGGACAGCAGATTCAACGTTGTCGGGAGACATACGCACGGGCCGTGGAGACATTGGTGGAACTGGCGAGCTTACAG ACTGCTTTCCTGATTCTGGATGAGGTGATCAAGGTTGTCAACCGAAGAG TAAATGCGAT TGAGCATGTTATCATTCCTCGAACTGAGAACACCATCAATT ACATCAACTCTGAACTGGATGAGCTCGACCGAGAGGAATTTTACCGCCTGAAGAAGGTTTCAGGCAAAAAGCAGAGAGACGTTGCCGCCGCGGACGCCGAGATTCTGGCGGCCCGGCAAAAGGCCGCAGAAGAGCAAGCAGTAGACCCTAAGGTACCTGTTGCTACTGCTGTCTTCGTCAAAGAGGAAGAGACGGCAGATGTGCTGGGCGAACAGGAAGACAACGATGTTATTTTCTAG
- a CDS encoding Guanine nucleotide exchange factor (Gea2), putative, whose amino-acid sequence MVSQQRASFMMLDTTMELASLPIAIDPVALVTTECITVTSSMRKHARWAHSSVSAILGGNGASRVYERDNSAPLSPSPRRKSQSTPRPDEDHVLANRWGLRGKKGKSIQDNPLISAFTRLRSDLKDCKDIRNFDTPALLHPFLQVVRSSSTSAAITSIALVSITKFLSYNIINQNSPRLPIAMQLLSAAITHCRFEASDSSADEIVLLRILKLMEGILSRPEGELLGDESVCEMMETGLSMCCQGRLSEVLRRSAEMAMVKMCQVIFMRLSHLDQEIPAGPDPFAGEEIKKDPPSRLKMDPSVNGDTVTSQHLSAISADTAAAERHSTSREGSPEQAGSGSAAAAAPPSPYDDPETELQPYSLPSIKELFRVLIDLLDPHNRQHTDAMRVMALQIIDVALEVAGPSIARHPSLAALAKDDLCRYLFQLVRSEHIAILNGSLRVAGTLLSTCRPVLKLQQELYLSYLVACLHPRVEIPREPGIDPSLYEGIPQSPKLVKQPASQANSGRSTPVPVKDRQKLGLEGGARRPEAREAMVESIGMLSRIPSFMVELFVNYDCDVDRADLCEDMIGLLSRNAFPDSATWSTTNVPPLCLDALLGYVQFIHDRLDDEPIQGDYPPQESLKKQRHTKKTIIRGAQMFNEDPKKGIAFLVEHGVIEDAKNPVLVARFLKGTTRLSKKVLGEYISKRGNEELLGAFVDLLDFSGRSAVEALRELLSSFRLPGESPLIERIVTTFSEHYVEKVKPDGIADKDALYILTYAIIMLNTELYNRNVKSQNRMTCAGFAKNLRGVNGGGDFAEEFLEDIYDSIKNNEIILPDEHENKHAFDYAWKELLLKSSSTGDIIVGETNMYDAEMFAATWKPVIATLSYVFMSASDDAVYSRVVNGFDQCAQIAARYGLTEAFDRIVFSLASISTLATSNPPSTSLNTEVQVGQKSVMVSELAVKFGRDFRAQLATVVLFRVLSTNEATVKHGWGHIVRILSNLFINSLIPPFDARLTSELEISPIPLQPPSQVVDRDGRNNDTGILSAFTSYLSSYAADDPPEPSDEELDNTLCTVDCVTACSISEILTNIKSLPLSSLEMLVEALLSLLPEENTPAVIVVKHERPTPTSRAANSRADPNQPKYDPSVVFVLELATVLTLRDEKTLEVLGENLATTLQTLVRDAKNLHPLTVSRVVSYLLNLLRLSHDQHFMRVPVVLHAISGFDQDILETVAVATVKGLTRCIAHTGRLRNEITISPDFWSILQRLHQHEAVASLVFDLLQSIVESMPDIITADNYEFVVSLANDFVSAGSVGSIEERHRDAQARRNKGVKQSKPSENQVVTRGVKAIGLIYHLTGRVPALIKQSHLEENEAWAAYWSPIFQSLTGQCINPCRDIRHHAISTLQRSLLSAELISSDDKEWTSIFDEVLFPLVLLLLKPEVYQSDPVGMSETRFQAATLVCKFFLRFLDQFPNRTGMLPLWLRILDILDRMMNSGQGDSLAEAVPESLKNILLVMADGGYLVSPSEDPSKEEIWVETRKRLSRFLPDLFSEIFPDTPNELEESPDSAVSSPEQPRDSEKADEKSKDTALQQDTEDAKEAANADSPTPQEAEETIS is encoded by the exons ATGGTGTCACAACAGCGAGCATCTTTTATGATGCTCGATACCACCATGGAATTGGCCTCCCTTCCAATCGCCATCGACCCGGTGGCTTTGGTAACCACTGAATGTATCACCGTCACCTCGTCCATGCGCAAGCATGCTCGCTGGGCTCACTCCTCGGTTTCCGCCATCTTGGGCGGCAATGGAGCCTCTCGTGTTTATGAGCGGGATAACTCTGCACCATTGAGCCCAAGCCCACGTAGGAAAAGTCAATCGACACCTCGCCCCGATGAAGATCATGTCCTGGCCAATCGGTGGGGTCTGCGAGGGAAGAAGGGGAAGAGCATACAGGACAACCCTTTGATATCGGCCTTCACACGACTGCGGAGTGATTTGAAAGATTGCAAAGATATTCGAAATTTTGATACCCCAGCTTTACTTCATCCATTCTTACAGGTCGTTCGTTCCTCTTCGACCTCTGCCGCAATCACCTCCATCGCCTTGGTGTCCATCACCAAGTTCCTCTCTTACAATATtatcaaccaaaactctCCACGGCTTCCCATCGCGATGCAGCTACTCTCAGCTGCCATTACGCACTGTCGATTTGAAGCGAGCGACTCGTCGGCGGACGAGATAGTGCTGTTGAGGATTCTGAAGTTAATGGAGGGCATACTTTCACGACCCGAAGGTGAACTTTTGGGTGACGAGAGCGTCTGTGAGATGATGGAAACTGGTTTGAGCATGTGCTGCCAGGGTCGTCTGTCAGAGGTTCTACGGAGATCCGCCGAAATGGCAATGGTCAAAATGTGCCAGGTGATTTTCATGCGTCTGTCGCACCTTGATCAAGAAATACCCGCGGGACCAGATCCGTTTGCGGGTGAAGAAATAAAAAAGGACCCACCATCTCGTCTGAAGATGGACCCTTCGGTCAATGGAGACACTGTCACATCGCAGCATCTCTCGGCTATCAGCGCAGACACAGCGGCCGCAGAACGACACAGCACCAGTCGAGAGGGATCACCCGAGCAGGCAGGAAGTGGCAGCGCAGCTGCTGCTGCACCGCCGAGCCCGTACGATGATCCTGAAACCGAGCTTCAGCCTTATTCTTTACCATCAATCAAAGAATTGTTCCGTGTGTTGATCGATCTGTTGGATCCTCATAACCGGCAACACACCGACGCCATGCGTGTAATGGCACTCCAAATTATTGATGTTGCCTTGGAGGTAGCAGGTCCCTCCATTGCTCGGCATCCCAGTCTGGCCGCTCTGGCCAAAGACGATCTTTGTCGATACCTCTTCCAGCTAGTCAGATCAGAGCACATAGCCATTCTGAACGGCTCGTTGAGGGTGGCTGGCACATTGTTATCGACGTGCCGGCCGGTTTTAAAATTACAGCAGGAACTCTATCTTTCATACTTAGTGGCCTGCTTGCACCCTCGCGTGGAAATACCGCGAGAACCTGGTATCGATCCATCACTCTACGAAGGTATTCCACAGTCACCAAAATTGGTGAAACAGCCGGCCTCGCAGGCCAATAGCGGAAGATCCACACCTGTTCCCGTTAAAGACCGACAGAAACTAGGACTCGAAGGTGGAGCGAGAAGGCCTGAAGCTCGAGAGGCAATGGTAGAGAGCATTGGCATGTTGTCACGCATTCCTAGCTTCATGGTTGAGCTTTTCGTCAACTATGATTGTGATGTGGACCGAGCAGATCTATGCGAGGATATGATTGGATTGCTCTCTCGCAATGCTTTCCCAGACTCTGCAACTTGGAGCACTACAAATGTACCCCCATTATGTCTCGATGCTCTCTTGGGCTATGTGCAGTTCATTCATGACCGGCTGGATGATGAACCGATACAAGGAGACTATCCTCCTCAAGAAAGCTTGAAAAAACAACGTCATACGAAAAAAACTATCATCAGGGGAGCACAGATGTTCAATGAGGACCCCAAGAAAGGAATCGCATTCCTTGTGGAACACGGTGTTATTGAGGATGCGAAGAACCCTGTTCTGGTCGCTCGCTTCTTGAAGGGAACTACACGTCTATCGAAGAAAGTCCTCGGAGAGTACATCTCCAAACGTGGCAATGAGGAGTTGTTGGGCGCGTTTGTGGATCTCCTTGACTTCTCAGGGCGTAGTGCCGTTGAAGCGCTTAGGGAACTACTCAGTTCATTCCGTTTGCCCGGCGAATCGCCGCTTATTGAGCGAATTGTGACGACTTTTTCGGAGCATTACGTTGAAAAGGTAAAGCCGGATGGTATCGCCGACAAAGACGCGCTGTACATTCTGACCTACGCCATCATCATGCTGAACACTGAACTCTACAACCGCAACGTGAAGTCACAAAATCGTATGACTTGCGCTGGCTTCGCAAAAAACTTGCGAGGTGTCAACGGGGGTGGAGACTTCGCGGAGGAATTCCTCGAGGATATCTATGATTCTATCAAGAACAACGAAATAATTCTGCCCGACGAACACGAAAACAAGCATGCATTTGACTATGCTTGGAAAGAACTCTTACTGAAGTCCTCGTCTACCGGCGACATCATAGTTGGAGAGACCAACATGTATGATGCCGAAATGTTTGCGGCTACGTGGAAACCAGTGATCGCGACGCTCTCATATGTCTTCATGTCTGCATCAGATGATGCAGTGTATTCTAGGGTGGTCAATGGTTTCGATCAGTGTGCACAGATTGCTGCCCGCTACGGTTTGACTGAGGCGTTCGACCGTATCGTCTTCTCTCTTGCATCGATCAGCACTTTGGCTACTAGCAATCCTCCGAGCACATCGCTCAACACAGAGGTCCAGGTAGGCCAGAAGAGCGTGATGGTAAGCGAGCTAGCCGTCAAATTCGGCCGAGACTTCAGAGCACAACTGGCAACTGTAGTGCTTTTCCGAGTACTCTCAACAAACGAGGCAACTGTCAAACATGGCTGGGGGCATATCGTCCGAATCTTGAGTAACTTGTTCATCAACTCTCTCATCCCGCCATTCGATGCTAGACTCACGTCTGAACTTGAAATCTCTCCAATTCCGCTCCAGCCTCCATCACAGGTGGTTGACCGGGATGGACGCAACAACGACACGGGAATTTTGTCTGCATTCACCTCTTACCTTTCAAGTTATGCGGCAGATGATCCTCCTGAGCCTTCGGACGAAGAACTTGACAACACACTCTGCACAGTCGATTGTGTGACTGCGTGCTCAATATCCGAAATTTTAACAAATATAAA ATCCCTTCCCCTGTCTTCGTTGGAGATGCTTGTGGAGGCTTTACTGTCCCTGCTTCCAGAGGAAAACACACCAGCCGTCATCGTCGTAAAGCACGAACGCCCGACACCAACGTCGAGGGCTGCTAACAGTAGAGCTGATCCTAACCAGCCCAAATACGATCCTTCGGTGGTATTCGTTCTGGAATTGGCAACGGTGCTGACTCTGCGTGACGAAAAGACCCTGGAGGTCCTTGGCGAAAACCTGGCAACAACTCTTCAAACACTGGTGCGCGATGCGAAGAACCTCCATCCGCTAACTGTGTCTCGCGTTGTTTCTTACCTCCTAAATCTATTGCGACTGAGCCAT GATCAACACTTCATGCGGGTACCTGTTGTACTCCACGCTATTTCTGGATTCGACCAAGATATATTGGAAACCGTGGCCGTGGCCACGGTCAAGGGTCTTACTAGGTGCATTGCTCATACAGGTCGTCTACGAAACGAGATCACAATTTCTCCGGATTTCTGGTCAATTTTGCAAAGACTTCATCAGCACGAGGCAGTCGCTTCCCTTGTCTTTGATCTTCTACAAAGCATCGTTGAGTCAATGCCCGATATCATCACGGCCGACAACTATGAGTTCGTAGTCAGCTTGGCCAACGACTTCGTTAGCGCCGGAAGTGTGGGATCTATCGAAGAACGACACAGGGATGCCCAGGCCCGTCGTAATAAGGGGGTCAAACAATCCAAGCCGAG TGAAAACCAGGTTGTGACACGCGGCGTCAAGGCAATTGGCTTGATCTATCATCTGACTGGACGAGTCCCGGCTCTAATCAAACAATCTCACCTTGAGGAGAACGAAG CCTGGGCCGCCTACTGGTCGCCTATCTTCCAATCCTTAACCGGTCAATGCATCAACCCATGTCGCGATATCCGACACCATGCTATTTCCACGCTGCAGCGATCTCTTCTATCTGCCGAACTTATCTCAAGCGATGACAAGGAGTGGACTAGCATCTTCGATGAAGTCTTATTCCCGCTCGTCCTACTCCTTTTGAAGCCAGAGGTCTATCAATCCGACCCTGTTGGTATGAGTGAGACCCGATTCCAAGCCGCAACGTTAGTCTGCAAGTTCTTCCTGCGCTTCCTTGACCAGTTTCCCAATCGGACAGGCATGCTCCCTCTCTGGCTAAGGATCCTTGATATTCTTGACCGTATGATGAACAGTGGTCAGGGTGATAGTCTG GCAGAAGCAGTCCCCGAAAGCTTGAAGAACATCCTTCTCGTCATGGCTGATGGAGGCTACCTCGTATCCCCATCCGAAGATCCAAGCAAGGAGGAAATATGGGTCGAGACCCGCAAACGCCTTAGCCGCTTCTTGCCCGATCTTTTCTCGGAGATCTTCCCCGATACTCCCAACGAGCTCGAAGAGTCTCCAGACTCTGCCGTCTCATCTCCAGAGCAGCCCCGTGATTCAGAGAAGGCAGATGAAAAGAGCAAAGATACTGCGCTCCAGCAGGACACTGAAGACGCAAAGGAGGCTGCTAATGCCGACAGCCCAACTCCTCAAGAAGCAGAGGAAACCATCTCATAA
- a CDS encoding Pre-mRNA-splicing factor syf1, translating to MDRSSVSRPDLYLITDQDIIYEQDLLRDASSVKPWLAYIEFKQQNGTLYEQAFVMERACKQLPRSYKLWKMYLEFRTKHLKGRNPTVYRAEYQKVNALFERALILLNKMPRIWEMYLSFLLQQPMVTQTRRTFDRSLRALPVTQHNRIWRLYKGFARSASGQTAIKIFARYMQIHPENIEDYIELLVDNGEYTEAVKKFMDILDDPRFKSKHGKGPFQLWSEMVDLLVSKAKKIETGPRVGIDVDAILRSGIQRFADQRGKLWAGLATYWITKGNFEKARDVFEEGITTVMTVRDFTLIFDSYVEFEESIIGSLMESAAVRSDKGKSDEDADFDLDLRMLRFEQLMDRRPFLVNDVLLRQNPHNVIEWEKRVALWGDNKEEAVRTYTDAIAAINPKKALGKFSELWVNYARLYENGGDLDTARVIFDKAIKVPFKSVAELAETWCEWAEMELRAENFDKAVSIMAKATQAPKKSTVDYFDETLSPQQRIHKSWKLWSFYVDLVESVSSLDETKKVYERIFELRIATPQTVVNYANLLEENKYFEESFKVYERGLDLFMYPVAFELWNLYLTKAVDRQVGIERLRDLFEQSLEDCPPKFAKSLYLMYGNLEEERGLARHAMRIYERATRAVSDEDRFEMFEFYITKSASNFGLTSTRPIYERAIAALPDQEAKEMCLKFAEMERRLGEIDRARAIYGHASQFCDPRTNAPFWQKWEIFEVNHGNDDTFGEMIRIKRSVQAQYNTDVNFIASQAIARSQQQIQTGEQGERDEDQQRADAMAELERQARAPVGFVAATSGPEGGNRPPPTGQGPATAEANPDAIDLDMDDE from the exons ATGGATCGATCATCTGTGTCCCGGCCGGACCTCTACTTGATT ACTGATCAGGACATCATCTACGAGCAAGATCTGCTTCGTGACGCTAGCAGTGTCAAACCATGGCTTGCCTACATCGAATTCAAACAGCAAAATGGCACGCTTTATGAGCAAGCATTT GTCATGGAGCGTGCTTGCAAGCAACTACCGCGTTCCTACAAGCTCTGGAAGATG TATCTGGAGTTCCGAACAAAGCACTTGAAGGGCCGCAATCCCACGGTCTATCGTGCCGAGTACCAGAAAGTCAACGCACTCTTCGAACGAGCCCTCATTCTCCTGAATAAGATGCCGCGCATCTGGGAAATGTACCTCTCCTTTCTGCTCCAGCAGCCCATGGTGACCCAGACTCGTCGAACCTTTGATCGTTCTCTTCGTGCTTTGCCGGTCACACAGCACAACCGAATCTGGAGGTTGTACAAAGGCTTTGCTCGGTCTGCTTCCGGACAGACTGCCATCAAGATCTTTGCTCGGTATATGCAAATCCACCCCGAGAACATCGAGGATTACATAGAGCTTCTCGTTGACAACGGTGAATATACGGAAGCCGTGAAGAAATTCATGGATATTCTCGACGACCCACGATTCAAGTCCAAACATGGCAAGGGTCCATTCCAGCTATGGTCGGAGATGGTTGATCTACTAGTCTCCAAGGCTAAGAAGATTGAAACCGGCCCTCGGGTCGGAATTGATGTTGACGCCATTCTCCGAAGTGGTATCCAGCGCTTTGCGGACCAAAGAGGCAAGCTATGGGCCGGGTTGGCCACATACTGGATCACTAAAGGCAACTTCGAGAAGGCACGAGATGTCTTTGAGGAAGGAATTACTACTGTCATGACGGTTCGTGATTTTACGCTCATCTTTGACTCTTATGTCGAGTTCGAGGAGTCCATCATTGGAAGCCTGATGGAAAGCGCAGCTGTCCGCTCTGACAAGGGCAAATCTGACGAGGATGCtgactttgatctcgacCTCCGCATGCTGCGTTTTGAGCAGCTGATGGACCGCAGACCATTCCTGGTGAACGACGTACTCCTACGTCAGAACCCTCACAACGTCATCGAATGGGAAAAGAGAGTGGCACTCTGGGGGGATAACAAGGAAGAAGCTGTCCGCACTTACACCGATGCCATTGCTGCAATTAATCCTAAGAAAGCGCTCGGAAAATTCTCTGAGCTTTGGGTCAATTATGCTAGGCTTTATGAGAACGGCGGGGACTTGGATACTGCAAGAGTTATTTTCGATAAGGCTATTAAAGTTCCGTTCAAATCTGTGGCGGAACTGGCAGAGACCTGGTGTGAATGGGCTGAAATGGAGCTCCGCGCCGAAAATTTCGACAAAGCAGTCAGCATCATGGCGAAGGCGACACAGGCACCGAAGAAATCGACGGTGGATTACTTCGACGAGACACTGTCTCCACAGCAAAGAATCCACAAGAGCTGGAAATTATGGAGTTTCTACGTTGACCTCGTTGAGAGTGTTTCGTCTTTGGATGAGACAAAAAAGGTCTACGAGCGGATCTTCGAGCTTCGTATCGCGACACCCCAGACTGTCGTCAATTATGCCAACCTTTTGGAAGAAAACAAGTACTTCGAAGAGTCTTTCAAGGTATACGAGCGAGGCTTGGATCTTTTCATGTATCCAGTTGCATTCGAACTCTGGAACTTGTACTTGACCAAGGCTGTGGACCGGCAGGTTGGCATTGAGCGACTCCGAGACCTGTTTGAGCAGTCCTTGGAGGATTGCCCCCCCAAATTTGCCAAGTCTCTTTACCTGATGTACGGTAACTTGGAAGAAGAGCGCGGTCTTGCACGACACGCAATGCGGATCTACGAGCGTGCGACTCGGGCAGTGTCGGACGAGGACCGCTTCGAGATGTTTGAATTTTACATCACAAAATCGGCGTCCAACTTCGGTCTCACCTCTACTAGACCGATCTACGAGCGCGCCATTGCCGCATTGCCCGACCAAGAGGCCAAAGAGATGTGCCTCAAATTCGCGGAGATGGAGCGACGACTTGGTGAGATCGATCGTGCTCGCGCGATCTATGGCCACGCATCTCAATTCTGCGATCCACGGACAAACGCCCCCTTCTGGCAGAAGTGGGAGATATTCGAAGTTAACCACGGGAACGACGATACTTTTGGCGAGATGATTCGTATCAAGCGAAGTGTTCAAGCCCAATACAA CACCGATGTCAACTTCATTGCATCACAAGCCATTGCTAGGAGCCAACAGCAAATCCAGACAGGTGAACAAGGCGAACGCGACGAGGATCAACAACGCGCAGATGCCATGGCGGAATTGGAGCGTCAAGCTCGTGCCCCAGTTGGCTTCGTGGCTGCCACCAGCGGTCCGGAGGGCGGTAACCGTCCTCCACCTACCGGCCAAGGGCCAGCTACTGCCGAGGCCAACCCCGACGCTATTGATCTTGACATGGACGATGAATAG